Genomic window (Drosophila ananassae strain 14024-0371.13 chromosome 3L, ASM1763931v2, whole genome shotgun sequence):
CGATATTGGGGGAGAACCTGAACAAGTCGGCAATTCCAATAAATGTCAGGTGCAAACACTTGCCCCACATCTCGTTACCAGGTACTTTTGTAATGGCAGAACTGGGCAGGCTCCTTTCAAGTGCACGAGTGCCAGAGACCACAGTTACAGTAAActcataaatataaaacagGGTACAGTAGTGCAAGGATTCAAAGGAGGAGACAGTTACAATAGCCAGAGATGATTCAGGTTATTAAAATAGATTCGAACAATAAAGTGTTTTTAAAAGTCTTGCTGATTGAGTTAAATTGTTTCGTGTGTCGGACAAGAGTGCAGTTATCCGTAGATAGGAATGCACTCGAAAAGAAACTATGCTTCTGAACCGGCCATCTCTGGCAAGGACTGATAGTCCGGGCTAACCGCAAAAGGCTGCCAGTGCCGCAACGGCTGCGGGGCAACGTAATGGCACTAAGCAAAAGCTACTCATTCAGGTAATTAGGCTTTGTTGTTCACAGTGGCCCCTCCTGTCCGCCCGCCTGTCTAGTGGCCACCTCTTCTCGGTTCCGTTCTCCGTTTCCATCTGTGCGGCATTGTTCTGCCCTCCGCCTTCCTGCTCTGTTTGCCAACCAAATATTTCCATTGACTCCGGCACCGCCAGCAACCGGGCGAGTGATTGTGCCACCTTCGTCCCCAGTCCACTGAGCTCTGTCTACTGTCCACTTTGCCACTTATCCACCCGCCACACCCACTCTTCGACTCATCCACTACGTTTCCCTTCAATTCCAGTGGCGTTCGGGCGTGAATGTGCTGAGGAAGAACTCCGTGCGCCTGGCCGAGGTTTGGATGGATGACTACGCCCAGTACTACTATCACCGCATTGGCAACGACAAGGGCGACTGGGGAGATGTCACCGATCGCAAGAAGCTACGGTGAGCGGAGGAAAACACAAATAATAACAGACATTAACCCAAAGTACCATAATTTCAGTGCTGATCTGAAGTGCAAGAGCTTCAAGTGGTATCTGGACAACATCTATCCGGAGCTCTTCATACCCGGCGACTCTGTGGCCCATGGCGAGGTAAGTGTTCGGTGGTGTTCCGGTCCATGGCCTTATCCAGCCCCTGATCCTTCACCTgaactaaaatatttaacataCTCTGTAACCCTCCGAAACTAAATGTGACTTTAATTCCATGCACAGATAAGAAACTTAGGTTATGGCGGTCGCACCTGCTTGGACGCACCTTCTGGAAAGAAGCATCAGAAGAAGGCCGTGGGCACGTATCCTTGCCATCGGCAGGGTGGAAATCAGGTTTGTTACCGCCGCCTCTCAGCAGACCTGCGACCGCCACAAACTCCGTTCAAAATAAACCGAGAAACCGCGAAACCGTAAAAGGAACTCTTCCGACCCAGATCGAAATAAACGAAACACTTTCCCCCTTTCGACTTTCATGCTTCTACTAAAAAGAAAACAGTCTCCCAAAAAATGAACTATCTCACTGGGTGTACCCCCTCTAAGAACTCACTCAGTTAGATGGAATCCGCTCCTATATTTTGAACTTAATTTGCAGATCGCCAACCTGCCCACGGGCATGTGCCTGGATGCGAAAGAGCTATCCACGGAGGGCGATGACACATCGGTTTCTATCTATGAATGCCATGGCCAAGGAGGAAATCAGGTATCCACGTCAACATCCTCAGAACTCAGACTCAGATAACCTATGGCGGCGACTCAGAACATTATGTTTTCCAAATGCTTTGTGgaaaaatggttttccaaTTGGTGTTCTGCTTTGGTTTTGATTATCCTTTTTCCTTGATTTGATGCTTTGTGctatgtgttttttttcttgttccTTATTTggtaaaattttgttgttCCATCTTGGCTTGCTTTTATTTAAACCCAACAACAACCCAATTAACACTGAACAGTACATAGAACCACTTGAACAAATCACAACTCCTAACACCCATCATCTCATAACTACTTTAACAATCCTTTCTTTTAAGGACTTTTATTTCGAAGAAGAACTTCTTTAAAGccaattttaaaaagaaaagcaaaacTAATAGATAACTTCTGATTTTCTtaagaatttcttaaaaaagtaGAGATATTATAGTCCTATTCCTGTCCTTCAGACATCTCCTTTAACTTTAATCGCACgaatctcttttatttttgttttaaatcctaatttaatcaattttaattaatatttgtcATTTAAAGAGTTCCTTTTGTTATGGATAATTCCccgtaatttatttttgatttttggtgACTGTTGGGAAGTCCTCTTCTAAAAGGtgtttttccatttcgatcctcattgaaaaatcaacaatgaataacaataataattttgtCATTGTTATATCTACCCCTGTGAAAGTCCTGCGGTTTTGAGCACTAATTTTGACGGAGTTTGTGGCTgcaataacaatttttggtAGAGTCCTACATAAATAATATGAATTTATGGCTCTGTCTCCCTGGCGGACGTTtcatattcaatttatttgccAAGCAAAAGTGAAAGTATTTATGAGCAACTGTTGCCAACAGAAATTGCATTGACAATTTAACAGTTTTAACGATTTACAGGATGCATACAAGAgcgccaacacacacacacacagacacactcaTGGACAGAAAAAAACACACATAGATACTCGAAACAATAGCTCACAGATACAGCGACcgaattgcatatttttggtCGATTTATGCCATGtcacaaaattaattaaaacgcaatcataaataaaatgcCAAATGATAAATCATTTACATGGCTATGGGTTTAGCCTTCGCTTTAGCTTTAGTTAGTTTTTAGTCACAACAGAATACTTGGTAGCCAACAATGAAGGAACAGACAAAGCAAATGAACTGCAACACACAATAGTCCCGCTTTCAGGCAGACACACATTCGAGATACAAGCTACAAAGCCTGAGATACTTTCACGCTCGCACAGATACAATGGCGGAGATGGAATGGGGCGCGGGCATATTGTATGTTGAACATTTTAAATGGGGGGAAAAGTGCTGAACTCGTTCCGCTTACTCTAAAATCGTCCTAGACAGCACTacgccccatgccccatgtcCCACGCCCCAGTCTGGCCCGCTTAAACACAACTACAAGCCAAAGCGAAAGAATCACGGAAAAGATTCCTCCAAATGTTTGTTTTCACTCGGAAATGCGGATGCGGCTGGATAAAGTAATCAACATTTGCAACGGGGACGCCGCACAACAAATGGGCGCTGCTGAAGGAGGGGCCGTGCCACTTGCCTCCGCTTTTTTGCACgcaaattttaatttcgcACATCGTAAAATTTTAGCCAGCGAACCAAACCGAAAAAAAAGCGGAACCGCTTTCGACTGCCGCGTCAAAGGATGTATCTGCAgcataaaaaaagggggaGCGAGGCGGGGGCTCAACTACTACTAGCCGGTCCACATAATGAAACTATTTCTCTCATGTGGAAAAAAAAGCGCGTCGCGTCTAGGAAAATATTTGTGGCACTGccggaaaacaaaaaatatatgaaaaacaCTAGATAAAAGCTGGGgaagtgcaaaaaaaaatggggaaacGTAAAAAACGTAATTAAAAACGCATCACGCACACACAGAAATCGCAACACAGCCGACTGAAGGATAAAAAGAAATGCAAATTGAGAACACGAAGGACGAAAGTCAGAGGACACAGGCAGTAGGCGGTAGGTGGTAGGCGGTGGGGGTGGTGCTGTAAGCCTAAACAATAAGCGAGGATGAACACGGAGTATAAACGGTGCACACAGAGTCCTGCGTCCTTGGGGTGGCGGGTGAAAGTGTGCATTATCCTTTATAGTACGTGCCTTCACAGTAATCTCGAGTCCTgatcaaaatttaaatagttAAATAGTGCTGGAATTTTCAGGCAAAAGTCCTCTTCAGGCAAATAGTGAAAGTAAACTTTAAGGACCTTTCCAATTGGCTTAATTGAACGGGACGGACAATACCTGTAATTATTCATGGACATACAAAGGACCGCTTGTCCTGGCGTTGACCAATCTCATCATTATTCCAACCCGGCATCattataaacaatataaaGGGCCGCTATCCGGTGGCAGGCGgtgcggaaacggaaatggtaACACAAAATGGCGGCTGGTCACGACTCAGCGACAGCAAGGGCAGGACAACAGGGCTATGGGGCAATACGGGGCGACAGGACAACAGGGCGTGGTTATGGCCACGAGCCACAGCAAACAAAGGCAGTTTCAGGCTGAGCTGAGCGAAAACTCATGCCATCTGGCATTGGCAACgtgttttaaattataaataatcaTGGCCAGGCCACCGAGTTTCAGACAAAATCCAGACACAGACACATACACACaaaccaacacacacacacacacataaaccAGCCAGACACATACATAGACTTGTATACCCGCAACACTGAGCTGCTGCTTTTTCAGCATTTAATTGAATAAAACATTAGTGTGTAATAAGTTGTGTGCGATTGTAGCCCTGGCAAAACTTTTGACAACTGGCAAACACATTCCCCACCATTACAATTTATATTAATGTGTTTTTCCCTCATCCTCGCCTGCAGTACTGGATGCTGAGCAAGACGGGAGAAATACGCCGAGACGACTCCTGCCTCGATTATGCCGGCAAGGAAGTGACGCTCTACCCCTGCCACGGCGGCAAAGGAAATCAGGTGAGTGTGCCTGAAAGTTGAAACAACCTGCGCACAGTGGCATAAATTTCCATTATCGATTCGTGTATATTGAAGAACAATGActaatttttgcaaatttatgTGATTGAAAAAGAAAGGGAGTTCCTTGGAATCCACTCGACATCTGAGTGGCGTGTAAGAATTTGTCTttaatccatttccatttccgtttCAGTTCTGGTCATACCGCGCGAACACAAAGCAACTGCACCACGGCACCTCCGGCAAGTGCCTGGCCATCAGCGATAGCAAAGACAAGCTCCAGATGGAGGAGTGCAACGTGTCCGTGGCCCGGCAACAGTGGTCGATGGAGAACTACGACAGCTCCAAGTTGTGAGGCTACTTCTACGCGAGGGGCAACCTGCTGTTGCCCACTTCGCAGCAACCGCatcagcaccagcagcagcaccagcatcaGAAACAAAAGCAGCCACACCGGGCATAGCAGCAACAGGATGGGGAAGGACCTGAAACAGGAGAACAGAAGGCAGGTGTAGGAGGGATGGAGTGGAGGCAAGAGGTCGAGTAGACAGACGGATTCGGAATCCCCAGAAGCGGCATGTGCAATAGGGAGAGAGGGGAAGAGATGTAGCAGCAGAGTACTTGCCATgctatataaataatattaaaatttatatgtttCCAAACAAGAGAATAGCCGTTACATAGATTTAAGGACAACACAGACTCCGACACCCATACACACGAACAGACACTCGAAGGATAATGACTGCTGTACAGTAGCTATAAGTCAATAAGTTTTTGGTAGGCCCAAAACACAGCACTTAGGATTAGGCTAATGGAGCCAGGCTGGCCAAGGACGAGGTGGCCAACAAAAGTTTTAAGTCGTAGCGCaatttttgcatttaaatttgtaacaTTTAGCACAATTTGAATGGAACGTGTGAAACTTCTCTGAGTCTCTGAGTGTTTGACTTATTCTCCAGGCCAACGGGAAAGGCGAAATGTTTCCGATATATTTATGAATTTTACAAACGTCATCAAATGGCTTTGCGAAAGCCTCATTCCAAATATATGTTTTAGCAAGTAAGCCCTAGGCTAAGTCCGAGTTGGAAAGCATTTGGTGATAGCCTTTGTTTCGCCTATGACCCCCCGCATTCCTGAACTTGAAACCGAAATttctaaatttatttattatgtatTCCGTTGTAGGGCGAGACATGAGTatgagttttgtttttaattttttttatagtctAGCGGAGTGTTGAAAATCTTATGCCAAATTATGTTTAGATGATTTACTTTGTGTTCTATTTGAAAGTCCTTTGCATTTTTCTACGTTGGATTCTCAAGACAACAACATATCCTATTTGTTGGACAAAGCCAGCTTGTagtacttaaaaaaatatcagtTTCCGAACTACCGATATCACAGAAGATATATAGAGTTAGTTTCTAGTTATTAGACCTTACCGCGAATGTGCATAGTGCCTTCTATTTATAACGAATGCATTCTATCACACATCCATGTAACGTTCATCGAACTCTTCTAGATCTAGGCTAGGTCACAATCACAGCGAGTGTGTGTATACACATCCTGCAGAAACTCGCATCCTGCAGAAACTGTACATAACTATCAAttaaatactattttattCAAGACTAAAAGATACATATTATATCAAGATGATAGCCAAGGCCAGGTCTTTTTGTTCAATTGCTATATTTTATTCCAGACAGCGAGCTTCACGGTAGGCGGCATTTACATATAAAGTACGAAACCAAAAGCCATAGGAAGTGGTTGATAAACTTTTTAAATCAGAACTTACAATAACAGACTAAGCGCTTAGTAAATGTGTAGAAAGGAAGAAAATATGTGCAAAAAATCAGATacagttaaaaataaaacaatgtaAATTGAGAAAGAAATGATTTAAATGTGGGACTGTGGTGGATTTTGGCGCCTTCTTAGCGCCACCTGTGGCCTGGCAGCTAAACGTCAATCGACAATGTAAGTAACAGTAGAAATGATGTAAAATACACTGTGGTTAGTTTTAACTttgaaatttgatttatttattgtgcCAGTGATCATTAAAGGGTTTGGTTACAATTTCCAGTTACACATTAGCGTTCTGTTTGATCCATGAGCGCAGAGCACCCACATAGGTGTACATGGCCGGGCGTCCTTTGGCTCCACACCCGAATCCCCAGGATACCACGCCGAAGAGCTTGCCGTCGACGGTCAAGGGGCCACCGGAATCTCCCTGGCAGGAGCTAACCTGGCCACTGGGATGTCCGGCGCACACCATGCGATCCGTGAGTCCAGGGATATTCTGGGCGTTGCAATAGTCGCGACTCCACAGCTGCACCTGGGCGAACTTCAGGCGGTTGGGCAGCTGGAGGTTCTGGTTGATGGCTCCGAAGCCACTAATCGTAGCCATGGTGTCGGCGGCATAGTTGGAGTCCGAGTCGGCCAATTGGATGGTTTTCACGGCTCCCCCCATGGGCACCGGCGTGCTGAGTCTGATCAGTGACATGTCAAAGTCCTGGCTCTGGGGATTGTACTGCGGATGGATGATGAACTGGGCAATGTTGAAGGTTTGGCCATTTCCGGCGCTCAGATCGTTGGTTCCCACAATGGCCTTCATCTGGCCGGGATTCTGGCCCATGGTGCAGTGGGCGGCAGTCACGATCATGGTCTCCGAGATGAGGGATCCACCACAGTGATGGCGACCGTTCAACTGCAAGGACACCTGATGGGGAAACTGTCCCATGGAGGCAAACTGGCCTCCTATGATCCGCGACTCGTCGGCCGGCATGCTCTTACCTAGAACCGAAGCCGAGGCAAGGAGCAGGATCAGGGGAAACACTAGACTGTTAACCGAAGACATGGTTGGGGTTGAATGTGTCGAATGTTGTGATTTTTGGCTATTTATAGGTGTAGCAAGTCGTTCTATTCGAGTGGTTTTATCGACTTGGTGGCACACTTTCCAGTAGAAAGAAGAGCTGATAAGAGAAAGAGTAGGAAGGTGTACCATTGTTTACTTAGTATTTCTGATCCACTTTCAGAAggtcaaaaaattatataatattaatattgatAGCCTAATGCTCCTTACTTCCTTAAGCCCCTAATCTTAAGTACCGCCCCAGTTAAAGTTCAAATTGGCAACGATCTAGGCCAACCAGCAGGGGCTCGGCTCgacaccattttttgtgcgaaatttaaattttttgccaCAAATCAAGTTCACCAAATCCAACTGTTTTATTTCATCAACTTCTAATGCTCAGTGAGACGAAGCACCTCCCGTTTTCTTTGAAGTATTATGTTGATGTCCATTGCTGATCATCCACACATTCTTCCAGATCTCGTGCTTGAAGATATTACGATAGTTTTGAACGGAAACTAGAAACTCTGGACCAAAGAGGGTTTGAATCAGAACATTTTCAGCTGCAAGGTTGCGATTGGTAGTTGAATGGACAATAACCAACGGAGAGTTACTCTGGGAAGAAAAACGAGTTTAAATGTATTCAAATCTGAAGCTATTCTAGGAAAAATGTACAGGTATATCCTCGCCTTCA
Coding sequences:
- the LOC6494266 gene encoding trypsin-1 — its product is MSSVNSLVFPLILLLASASVLGKSMPADESRIIGGQFASMGQFPHQVSLQLNGRHHCGGSLISETMIVTAAHCTMGQNPGQMKAIVGTNDLSAGNGQTFNIAQFIIHPQYNPQSQDFDMSLIRLSTPVPMGGAVKTIQLADSDSNYAADTMATISGFGAINQNLQLPNRLKFAQVQLWSRDYCNAQNIPGLTDRMVCAGHPSGQVSSCQGDSGGPLTVDGKLFGVVSWGFGCGAKGRPAMYTYVGALRSWIKQNANV